One genomic region from Canis lupus familiaris isolate Mischka breed German Shepherd unplaced genomic scaffold, alternate assembly UU_Cfam_GSD_1.0 chrUn_S1655H1849, whole genome shotgun sequence encodes:
- the LOC119868878 gene encoding DNA-binding protein SMUBP-2-like isoform X10 — translation MASAAVESFVTKHLDLLELERDAEVEERRSWQENISPKELQSRGVCLLKLQVSSQRTGLYGRLLVTLEPRRCTSAAVLPSNSFTSGDIVGLYDEGNQLATGILTRITQRSVTVAFDASHDFQLSLDRDRERAYRLLKLANDITYKRLKKALITLKKYHSGPASSLIEVLFGGSAPSPASNTVTERERERERQRQRQREKQAPCTGSPTWDSIPGLQDHALGQRQAPNRCATQESLSASFKLKITYF, via the exons ATGGCCTCCGCGGCTGTGGAGAGCTTCGTGACCAAGCATTTGGACCTGCTGGAACTCGAGAGAGACGCGGAGGTGGAGGAGCGCAG GTCCTGGCAGGAAAACATCTCCCCAAAAGAACTCCAGAGCCGAGGCGTCTGTTTGCTGAAGCTGCAGGTTTCCAGCCAGCGGACTGGGCTGTACGGGCGGCTGCTGGTCACCTTAGAGCCCAGGAGATGCACATCTGCTGCGGTGCTTCCCAGCAACAGCTTTACTTCAG GCGATATAGTGGGTCTGTATGATGAAGGCAATCAGCTGGCCACAGGGATCCTGACACGGATCACACAGAGATCAGTCACAGTAGCCTTTGATGCGTCTCATGATTTCCAGCTGAGCTTGGACCGGGACCGGGAGCGGGCCTACAGACTGTTAAAACTTGCCAATGACATCACTTACAAGCGACTGAAAAA GGCTCTGATAACACTAAAGAAGTACCATTCTGGCCCCGCGTCCTCACTCATAGAGGTCCTCTTTGGCGGATCAGCCCCCAGTCCAGCCAGCAATACAG tcacagagagagagagagagagagagaggcagagacagaggcagagggagaagcaggctccatgcaccgggagcccgacgtgggattcgatcccgggtctgcaggatcacgccctgggccaaaggcaggcgccaaaccgctgcgccacccaggaatccctctcaGCATCCTTCAAATTGAAGATCACTTATTTCTGA
- the LOC119868878 gene encoding DNA-binding protein SMUBP-2-like isoform X11, giving the protein MASAAVESFVTKHLDLLELERDAEVEERRSWQENISPKELQSRGVCLLKLQVSSQRTGLYGRLLVTLEPRRCTSAAVLPSNSFTSGDIVGLYDEGNQLATGILTRITQRSVTVAFDASHDFQLSLDRDRERAYRLLKLANDITYKRLKKALITLKKYHSGPASSLIEVLFGGSAPSPASNTDFKAA; this is encoded by the exons ATGGCCTCCGCGGCTGTGGAGAGCTTCGTGACCAAGCATTTGGACCTGCTGGAACTCGAGAGAGACGCGGAGGTGGAGGAGCGCAG GTCCTGGCAGGAAAACATCTCCCCAAAAGAACTCCAGAGCCGAGGCGTCTGTTTGCTGAAGCTGCAGGTTTCCAGCCAGCGGACTGGGCTGTACGGGCGGCTGCTGGTCACCTTAGAGCCCAGGAGATGCACATCTGCTGCGGTGCTTCCCAGCAACAGCTTTACTTCAG GCGATATAGTGGGTCTGTATGATGAAGGCAATCAGCTGGCCACAGGGATCCTGACACGGATCACACAGAGATCAGTCACAGTAGCCTTTGATGCGTCTCATGATTTCCAGCTGAGCTTGGACCGGGACCGGGAGCGGGCCTACAGACTGTTAAAACTTGCCAATGACATCACTTACAAGCGACTGAAAAA GGCTCTGATAACACTAAAGAAGTACCATTCTGGCCCCGCGTCCTCACTCATAGAGGTCCTCTTTGGCGGATCAGCCCCCAGTCCAGCCAGCAATACAG
- the LOC119864256 gene encoding 39S ribosomal protein L21, mitochondrial-like isoform X7 produces MHPREKKTFNVNYRRYVPKTSLSSPPWPEVVLPDPAEETRHHAEVVGKVNELIATGQYGRLFAVVHFASHQWKVTSEDLILINNELDIACGERIRLEKVLLVGADNFTLLGKPLLGKDLVRVEATVIEKTESWPKINMKFKKRKNYRKTKVIVNPQTVLRINTIEIAPSLC; encoded by the exons atgcaccccagggagaaaaaaacctttaatgTAAACTACAGAAG GTACGTTCCTAAAACATCACTGAGTTCACCACCTTGGCCAGAAGTTGTCCTGCCAGACCCAGCTGAGGAGACCAGACACCATGCAG AGGTCGTGGGGAAGGTGAACGAGCTGATCGCCACAGGCCAGTATGGCAGGCTGTTTGCTGTGGTGCACTTCGCCAGCCACCAGTGGAAGGTGACCTCTGAGGACCTGATTTTAATCAACAACGAATTAGACATTGCATGTGGAGAGAGGATACGGCTGGAGAAG GTCCTATTGGTTGGAGCTGACAACTTCACGTTACTTGGCAAGCCACTCCTTGG aaagGATCTCGTTCGAGTAGAAGCCACGGTCATCGAAAAGACAGAATCATGGccaaaaattaatatgaaatttaagaagaggaaaaactaCAGGAAGACGAAAG tTATCGTGAACCCACAGACTGTCCTTCGGATAAACACCATTGAGATCGCTCCATCTTTGTGCTGA
- the LOC119864256 gene encoding 39S ribosomal protein L21, mitochondrial-like isoform X6, translating to MAAAVAARAVPVCFRRLLCACSRRGPRAAGPGAASLGSASQRFGSQSTSVPQGYVPKTSLSSPPWPEVVLPDPAEETRHHAEVVGKVNELIATGQYGRLFAVVHFASHQWKVTSEDLILINNELDIACGERIRLEKVLLVGADNFTLLGKPLLGKDLVRVEATVIEKTESWPKINMKFKKRKNYRKTKVIVNPQTVLRINTIEIAPSLC from the exons ATGGCGGCGGCCGTGGCGGCCCGCGCCGTGCCCGTGTGCTTCCGACGGCTGCTGTGCGCCTGCAGCCGCCGCGGCCCGAGAGCCGCAGGGCCCGGAGCCG CTTCCCTGGGATCTGCTTCCCAAAGATTTGGTTCACAGAGTACTTCAGTTCCACAAGG GTACGTTCCTAAAACATCACTGAGTTCACCACCTTGGCCAGAAGTTGTCCTGCCAGACCCAGCTGAGGAGACCAGACACCATGCAG AGGTCGTGGGGAAGGTGAACGAGCTGATCGCCACAGGCCAGTATGGCAGGCTGTTTGCTGTGGTGCACTTCGCCAGCCACCAGTGGAAGGTGACCTCTGAGGACCTGATTTTAATCAACAACGAATTAGACATTGCATGTGGAGAGAGGATACGGCTGGAGAAG GTCCTATTGGTTGGAGCTGACAACTTCACGTTACTTGGCAAGCCACTCCTTGG aaagGATCTCGTTCGAGTAGAAGCCACGGTCATCGAAAAGACAGAATCATGGccaaaaattaatatgaaatttaagaagaggaaaaactaCAGGAAGACGAAAG tTATCGTGAACCCACAGACTGTCCTTCGGATAAACACCATTGAGATCGCTCCATCTTTGTGCTGA